Proteins found in one Artemia franciscana chromosome 13, ASM3288406v1, whole genome shotgun sequence genomic segment:
- the LOC136034953 gene encoding dolichyl-diphosphooligosaccharide--protein glycosyltransferase subunit STT3B-like, with amino-acid sequence MALLATKKIYDSGVTGLISLIIFIVLTLACIAGFSSRLFAVIRFESIIHEFDPWFNYRATAHMVENGWYNFLNWFDERAWYPLGRIVGGTVYPGLMITSGAIHYVLHTLNIPVHIRDICVFLAPVFSGLTALATYFLTKELWSVGAGLLAACFIAIVPGYISRSVAGSYDNEGIAIFALMFTYFLWVKSVKTGSVYWSVLTALSYFYMVSAWGGYVFIINLIPLHVFVLLLMGKCNEKVYAAYSTFYVIGTLLSMQIPFVGFQPVRTSEHMASAGVFALINAVAVLKFLQSKLKKAEVRYFFTVAGFAAAGIVFLTVVGLTYAGVIAPWSGRFYSLWDTGYAKIHIPIIASVSEHQPTTWFSFFFDLHVLVAAFPVGLWYCVKEVNEERVFIVLYAVFAVYFAGVMVRLMLTLTPVVCILSGIAFSKLLGLFLKEDDDQKDEGGSDEDGSDKNNLYDKAGKLRKMKHEQVKENEGLGVNVRSLALVLLMMVLMMFAVHCTWVTSNAYSSPSIVLASYGQDGSRQIIDDFREAYYWLWQNTHEDATVMSWWDYGYQIAGMANRTTLVDNNTWNNSHIALVGKAMSSNESEAYKIMTELNVDYVLVIFGGVIGYSGDDINKFLWMVRIAEGEHPKDIQESNYFTERGEFRVDNEASETMLNCLMYKLSYYKFGDLKMDYRSPAGFDRTRNAVIGKKNFELTYLEEAYTTEHWLVRIYRVKKPDEFNRPELPLESRKVALSSGYVPKKSNKRRKGSLKNKPFVVKGSRRFY; translated from the coding sequence aGCTACTGCTCATATGGTTGAAAACGGCTGGTACAACTTCTTAAACTGGTTTGATGAAAGAGCCTGGTACCCACTAGGAAGAATTGTTGGTGGTACTGTATACCCAGGATTAATGATCACATCTGGCGCCATCCATTATGTGCTGCATACTTTGAACATTCCAGTGCACATTAGAGACATCTGTGTGTTTTTAGCACCAGTTTTTAGTGGTTTAACTGCTTTGGCCACATACTTTTTAACCAAAGAACTGTGGTCAGTTGGTGCTGGACTATTAGCTGCTTGTTTTATTGCCATCGTTCCTGGATACATCAGTCGCTCTGTGGCAGGAAGCTATGATAATGAAGGAATTGCCATTTTCGCATTGATGTTTACATACTTCTTGTGGGTGAAGTCCGTGAAGACAGGCTCTGTTTATTGGTCAGTGTTGACGGCCTTATCCTACTTTTACATGGTTTCCGCTTGGGGTGGCTATGTGTTTATCATAAATTTAATACCACTCCATGTCTTTGTTCTTTTGCTGATGGGAAAGTGTAATGAAAAAGTCTATGCTGCATATAGTACATTCTATGTAATTGGTACATTGCTGAGTATGCAGATCCCTTTTGTTGGATTTCAGCCAGTTCGTACTAGTGAGCATATGGCATCAGCAGgtgtttttgctttaattaatGCTGTTGCAGttctgaaatttttgcaatcaaaacttaaaaaggctgAAGTTCggtattttttcactgttgCTGGATTTGCTGCTGCTGGTATTGTTTTTCTAACTGTTGTTGGATTGACTTATGCTGGTGTGATTGCGCCATGGAGCGGACGATTTTACTCCCTCTGGGATACAGGTTATGCCAAGATTCACATTCCAATTATAGCTTCTGTTTCTGAACATCAGCCAACTACATGgttcagtttcttttttgacTTGCATGTGTTAGTTGCTGCTTTCCCTGTTGGACTCTGGTACTGTGTCAAGGAGGTGAATGAAGAACGGGTATTTATCGTTCTTTATGCTGTGTTTGCTGTATATTTTGCTGGTGTTATGGTTAGACTGATGTTAACGTTAACACCAGTTGTCTGTATTCTAAGTGGTATTGCTTTTTCCAAGCTCTTAGGATTGTTCTTGAAGGAAGATGATGATCAGAAAGATGAAGGTGGATCTGATGAAGATGGAAGTGATAAGAACAATCTTTATGACAAAGCAGGAAAATTAAGAAAGATGAAACATGAGCAAGTGAAAGAAAATGAAGGCCTTGGAGTGAACGTACGAAGTCTTGCTCTTGTACTATTGATGATGGTATTGATGATGTTTGCTGTGCATTGCACATGGGTGACATCAAATGCTTATTCAAGCCCAAGTATTGTCTTAGCGTCGTATGGTCAAGATGGAAGTCGTCAGATTATTGACGATTTTAGAGAGGCATATTACTGGCTGTGGCAGAATACCCATGAAGATGCCACAGTAATGTCATGGTGGGACTATGGTTATCAGATTGCAGGCATGGCAAATAGAACCACTTTAGTTGATAATAATACTTGGAATAATTCTCATATTGCTTTAGTTGGCAAAGCCATGTCATCTAATGAAAGTGAAGCATATAAGATTATGACTGAATTGAACGTGGACTATGTTCTTGTTATTTTCGGTGGTGTTATTGGCTACTCTGGTGACGATATTAATAAATTTCTCTGGATGGTGCGAATTGCTGAAGGTGAGCACCCTAAAGATATTCAAGAAAGTAATTACTTTACTGAGCGGGGTGAATTTCGCGTTGATAATGAAGCATCTGAAACCATGTTGAACTGTTTAATGTACAAGCTGTCGTATTATAAATTTGGTGACTTGAAGATGGATTATCGTTCTCCTGCTGGATTTGATAGAACCAGAAATGCAGTGATTGGTAAAAAGAACTTTGAACTAACCTATCTAGAAGAAGCATATACAACTGAACATTGGCTTGTAAGAATTTATCGTGTCAAAAAACCTGATGAATTCAATCGACCTGAGTTGCCTTTAGAATCTAGGAAAGTTGCCTTGAGTTCTGGCTATGTCCCAAAAAAGAGTAACAAAAGAAGAAAGGGTAGTTTGAAAAACAAGCCTTTTGTTGTAAAAGGCTCTAGgagattttattaa